Within the Magnetospirillum sp. genome, the region GTACGGCAAGTTTGCAGATCGGCGGGCGCGCGGTCCCGCCCGGCGGCGATCCAGCCGACTACACGACCTACAGCCTCATGCGCGTGCTGCGCCGCCGCGTGGCGCGCGTTGCTTTTTAATCGAAGCGCGGGCTAGCCGAAGCGTTCGATCGAAAACGGCGCCACGTCGAAATCCGGTTTGCGCCCTGCCGCCAGATCTGCCGCAAGCTTGCCCACGATCGGCCCCAGCGTGTAGCCGTTCGAGGTGACCGCGTTGAAGAAGCCCGGCACGCCCGGCACTTCGCCGACCAACGGGGCACCGTCGAGATTGACGTTCATCGCCGCCCAGCCACGCAGCACATTGTAGCCGTCGAGGGCTGGCACCACGCGGCGCGCAACCCACAAATTGCCTTCCATCGACGCACGCAGCACGCGCGGCAAGCCGGTGGCGGGATCGGACGCTGCCGTCCAGCCGCCGCCGACGATGAAGCCGCCGGTGTCGGCCTGTTTCAGCGTGAGATGGCGATCGGCGTGTGCAACGAGTTGCGAGACGATCTTCGGCCCCGGATTGGTTACCACGATCTGCAAAGGGGCACCCTTCACGGGCACGTTCACGCCGAGCATGCGCCCGATCGCGGCACTCCACGGGCCGGCCGCATTGACGATGCGCTTGCAGCGGATCGTGCCGTTCGAGGCCGTGACGCGGAAGCCGCTGCCGTCGCGCGCGATCGCGCGGATTTCCGTGCCCGTCTCGAACCGTGCCCCGCGCTGCTGGGCAAGTTGCACGACCGCGTAGGTCGCGGTCGCGGGATTGATCTTGCCCTCGGACGGGCAATAGGCCGCACCGATCAATTTATCGGATAAGGCGGGTGCGAGGTTGCGCAGCTCGTTGGCGCCAATCACCGAACAATCGACGCCATAGGATTTTTCGAGCGCGGTTTTGGCCGCCAAGAATTCCATGTCGCGTTTTGTTTCGGCGACCATGAGACCGCCCGTCGTGCGGATCTCGAGATCGAGACCCGAATCGCGTTCGATTTGGCGCCAAAGTTCGATGGCGGCCGGGCCCAGCACGAGCGTCTGCGCGGCAGGCCCGCCGCCCGCTTGCGCTTTGCTGCCGAAATCGAACGACAGCAGCTGCACATGCAGGCTGCCGGCATTGGCCCCCGAAGCCTGCAGATTGGGCGCGTCGCGCTCGGCCACCAAGGTTTCGACCCCGTGCTCGGCAAGGGCAAGCGCGCACGAAGCACCCAGAATGCCGCCGCCGACCACAAGCACGTCGGTCGTGCGGTCGAAGCTGGGGCCCGCATGCGCAAGGCGCGTGCGCGCAGCGATCGGCAACGGCGCTTCGACCTCTTTGTGCCCGCCCCATTCGCCTTGCTCGAAGGCAAGGGAAGCGACGGGGACAGGTTTGGCCGGAACGCGGGGTGCGAAAAAATCGTACATGCCGGGGGCAACGCCTGTTTTCGCCTGCACGAGGCGCGCAAGCGTGGCCGCGCAATTGCGGCCCTGGCAGCGGCCCATGCCCGCACGCGTCATGCGCTTGATCGCGCCCAGCGACGAAGCCCCTTCGTCCAAACACGCGCGCACGCGGCCTGCGGTTACTTCCTCGCAGCGGCACACGATCGTTGTGTCGGCAAGTGCCTGCGCATCGAAAGCGGGCTGCGGGTAGAGGCGCCAAAGCGCATCTTGGAAAGTGCGCGCGGCGGCAAGGGCGCGCAGCGTTTCGGCCGCTGGCGTGCGGCCCACGATGGCGGCCCCCGCCAATTGGCCGCGCGCCGTGGCAATGCGTGCACCGCCAATATCGGCGCCGTCGCCCACGACGTAAACGCCCGGCACGTTGCAGCTGCCGTCGGCGGCTGCGTCGGCGGCAAGATAGCCGACATGTCGATCGACGAAACGATGGGCCACGCCCAATTGGCGCGCCAATTCGCTCGACGGGACGAAGCCGTAGCCGAGCGCCAGTGCATCGCCTTCGAGCCTTGTGCCGTCGTCGAGATGTGCTGCCGCAAATGTGCCGTCCGGCCCTGCTTCGGCAGCGACGATGCGCCGTTCCCACAGGATCGGCACGTTGGCGGCCGCGAGCGTGCGCAGCATCGCGATCCCGTCGAAAGCAAGATCGGGGGCGGCCAGCGCCAAGCGCATCGCATCACGCAATGCCGAAAAGCCAGGGCGCGGGGCTGTCTCGACGACAGCAACGATCTTGGCGCCGCCGCGCACAAGCTCGACCGCTGTTTGCAGATTGAGCGGCCCGTTGCCGGCCACGATGGTGGCCGCCCCCGCCGCCACGCGATAGCTGCGCGCCAAAGTCTGTGCGGCCCCCGTCGTCATCACGCCGGGCAAGGTCCAGCCTGGCATCGGCACCGGGCGCTCGTAA harbors:
- a CDS encoding FAD-dependent oxidoreductase yields the protein MTQRLSAARIGAPIAFRFDGQTVPAVAGETLAAALTAAGLRTLRHARSGAPRGVWCGMGACFECVVAVDGKPEQRACLVKAEDGMDVRSAASADPSALAPPPAAQPERRAVDVLVVGAGAAGLNAALVAARAGLKVVILDERPQPGGQYFKPLAPAYEAASPDKQFRSGSALVAAARDAGVEIFSDAHVWSAFALDEIGALVDGRAVLFAAKHLVLAAGAYERPVPMPGWTLPGVMTTGAAQTLARSYRVAAGAATIVAGNGPLNLQTAVELVRGGAKIVAVVETAPRPGFSALRDAMRLALAAPDLAFDGIAMLRTLAAANVPILWERRIVAAEAGPDGTFAAAHLDDGTRLEGDALALGYGFVPSSELARQLGVAHRFVDRHVGYLAADAAADGSCNVPGVYVVGDGADIGGARIATARGQLAGAAIVGRTPAAETLRALAAARTFQDALWRLYPQPAFDAQALADTTIVCRCEEVTAGRVRACLDEGASSLGAIKRMTRAGMGRCQGRNCAATLARLVQAKTGVAPGMYDFFAPRVPAKPVPVASLAFEQGEWGGHKEVEAPLPIAARTRLAHAGPSFDRTTDVLVVGGGILGASCALALAEHGVETLVAERDAPNLQASGANAGSLHVQLLSFDFGSKAQAGGGPAAQTLVLGPAAIELWRQIERDSGLDLEIRTTGGLMVAETKRDMEFLAAKTALEKSYGVDCSVIGANELRNLAPALSDKLIGAAYCPSEGKINPATATYAVVQLAQQRGARFETGTEIRAIARDGSGFRVTASNGTIRCKRIVNAAGPWSAAIGRMLGVNVPVKGAPLQIVVTNPGPKIVSQLVAHADRHLTLKQADTGGFIVGGGWTAASDPATGLPRVLRASMEGNLWVARRVVPALDGYNVLRGWAAMNVNLDGAPLVGEVPGVPGFFNAVTSNGYTLGPIVGKLAADLAAGRKPDFDVAPFSIERFG